The sequence AAGTTCTTGAGTAATGGCGTTGGCTTCTTTAGAAAGAGTGTTGGCTAGGGTTTCAGCTTGATTGATTTGAGGTGTTGTTTGCTGCTTAAAGTCAGCAGCACTCTTTTCTAGCGAAGTTAGAGTGGCTTCCACGCCGGCACAGCCATTCCCCCAAGTGGTATTTTCATCTCTGTATTACTCACGCTATTGGGGTTGCATGTTTTGATATGGTCTTTAAGATGGCCTGAAGAAAGCGTATTGAAATCGCTTTTCACTTGATTGACCAGTTTTAAAATTTCTGCTTGCGATTGCACATTTTTAATCATGTCTGAAACCGTACTAAACTCTTTGTTAAAAAACTCACACGAAGTTTTACTACCATTTGGCTGCCACAAAGGGGCGTTTGCATGACTAGTTCCACTATCACTAGTAGATCTCCCTATCAACTGCGGGCAATGGCCTTGGAGGGTATTGATGATCGTTTGAACTCGGATCAAAAGATTTTGTGCATCGTTAGTCGTATCAATAACAGAAGTTGTAGTTTTAGTTTCATTATGAGATGTCCCTTGCTAATCTTTTGATGGGGTCACTTGCACTTGTATATTTTCCTCCTTGCTGTTTAAAGGGGTAAGCCCAGCTTGTTTTAAAGCTTGTGAAAGGATTTGATAGGCTTCATGGATTTCTTCATATTGCTTAATGGATAGAGAAACCCCTTTGCTTGCCAACAGAGAACTTGTGCCACTACTAGTTGTTCCATTATCTGTTGAGATCCCATCGCAATTGATCTCAGTGCCGTTGCCATTCCCATCGGTGTAGTGGAAATTTTTGTGTTCGTTATTCGCTATGTTTCCTACATAGCCTCCATATATGACCGCATAACCCATGCTATGCCACAGTCCCAACAACGATCTCAACGCTAAAAGCACGATGTGATAAGCAGGGTTGTCTTTTGTAGCCACTAAATTTTGGGCGCTTTTGTTTAAATGATTAACCGCTTGATTGATAGCCGAAACGCTTGCTTTTGATCCAGTGCCATTATGGTTAGGATTGCCCAAAAGATTGTTTAATTGTTCATAAGTGTCTGAAAGCTTTTGGATTTCGCCGGCGTTTTTCACTTTTTGGAGCGCCTCACCGATTTGATAGCGTACGCTTACAAATGAGCCGTTGTCTTCAGCGTGCAGTAATGACGCTACAAGGAGAAGAGAGAGTGTAATGGTTTTTTCATTTTTTTCATAAAATGTTCCCTTAAGTAATGTTTTGTTTGTAAAAATGCATCAAAATAGATTAAATTGATTTGTTATTTACAATGCGTTTAAGTATGCCATAATTTTTTTTTAAATTTTTAATAGAATTGTGTGGAATGTAATAATTTTTTCTTTTTTTTAAGGTTTTAAAAAAATAAATATTGATAGATAAAACCATATTTTTGGTTTCTAAAAAAGGGTTTTTAAGTTTGTTTGATCGTTTTGATTTTAGTTGCAAGGGGGTTATCGCTTGCTTTTTGCAAGCTTTTTGTCTGTAATTATAAAAAACGCTAAAAGTATTTTAAACTGATGATGAATGCGTGAGAATAAAGCCGTCTTAAGGCTTTAACTTTTCACCACCCTCTAAGCTTGCTCAAATTCTCGCATGCTTGTTGCATGCCTAATTTACAACTTTTGTCATAAACCCTTATGGCGTTTTCTTTGTCTTTGGCGTTGTAATACATGCCCGCTAGAGCGAAGCAACCCACTTCATCGCCCATATCACACCCTCTTTCATAATTGTCAAGGGCTTTTTTCAAATCTTTTTTAATGGAGTCCCCTTGTGCATACATAAAGCCCATTCTAGAGCAACTCACCGCGCTCCCCATATCGCATGCCTGTCTGAAATAGTTAAAGGCTTTTTTAGGGTCTTTTTTGACATATCTGCCTAGCATATACATAGATCCTAAACTCGCACAACCATCAGAATTGTTTAGTTTGCAAGCTTTTTGCAAATAATCAAACGCCACTTCAAAATCTTCATCAAGCCCTGCACCGCCATTTTCAAACAAACTCCCCAACGCACGGCAAGCTTGAGAGCCATTCAATCGGCATGCTTTCAAATAATAGACCACGGCTTTATGGTTACTTTGAACCACTTCTAAAGAGCCTTTTTCATAAGCAGAGCCTAACACATAGCACCCATTAGCCACATCAAAATTACAGCTTTTTTGGTAGTAAGTGACCGCTTGAGCGGCATTGCCTTTGATCTTTCTGTCATAGATAATGCCTAAATTGTAGCAACTTTCAGGGTGCTTTAGAGTGCATGCTTTACCATAAGCGTCAATGGCTTCCTGGTAATTTTGATTGGTGCCTAACCCCTCATCATAAAATCTCCCCAAATTGAAACACCCCTCCCCATTATCGCTTTGGCATGCAGATTTATAATAATCTAGGGCTTTTTTGTAATCTATTTTAGTGCCTTGCCCATTTTCATAAATAACGCCCAATTGCACGCAACCATCACTCGCACCATCATTGCATGCTTTCTTAAAATTAGACGCCGCTTTAGAATAATTCCCCTCTTTATAAGCCTCATCGGCTATCTTTAAAAATTTGCTATCCTGATCCCCCCATAAATGAGCTTGCAAACCCCAAAAAAGCAACCCTCCAAGTAACATTTTTAAAATCTTCATTTTTGACCTTTTTTGATAATTTCTAGAGCCTTATAATTGGAATTTTTAATTTCTTACTTAGTTAAATAAAAACCATGACACTTTATTCTATCATAGAATCAAGCGTTTTTAAGGATGGGGAGGATTTTTATGCTCTTCTTTATGCTCTAAAGAGGTGATATAGAGGTAAATCGCTTGGATTTCTTCTAAATTGAGGTTGTATTTAGGCATCATGCCTTTGCCCAAACTCAAGGCGTCTTTAAAGGTTTTAAAATCCAAATGGTTGATTTTAGGGGCGTAGAGAATTTTTTTCTCGCCTTTTTCATAATAGGAGGTGATTTCTTGTTTTTCGCCTTTAATACCATGGCATTTCGCGCACGCAACACCCCTAGGGTTTTTATAAAGAGCTAGTCCGTATTCCAAATCAGAAATAAAATCCGTTTCTTTAGCCACTAGATTTAATAGGCTTATAATGAGTGCAATCACAAAACGCATTAAAACAATTGCACCTTTTCTAAAATCTCTCTCGCTCCGCTTTGCAAAAAGGCTTCTAAAAGCTCTTGAACTGAATCAAACGCCTTATTTTTATCCCCTTGTTTTTCTTTAGCGATGACTTCTTCGCCATTAGGCAAGCCTAAAATGGCTTGGATTTTAACTTTTTCACCCATTAAACTCGCATGCACGCCCACAGGGATTTGACACCCCCCATTAAGCCCTTTGATAAACTCTCTTTCTAAATGGCAACAAAACGCGCTTTCTTCGTCATTGAGTTTTTGAAGTGCGGTAAAATGCTTGTGGCTTTTAAGCATTTCTACCCCTAAAGCCCCTTGACCCATGCTAGGAATCATTTCTTCCACGCTAAAAGCCTTGCGGTATTTCGCCCCTTGAATGTTTAGGCGGCACAATCCGGCTTCAGCTAAAATGATAGCGTCAAATTCGCCCGATTCAAGCTTTTTTAAACGGGTTTGGACATTCCCCCTTAAACTTTCTGTGTCTAGATCTTTTCGTTTGCATTTGAGTTGCATGGAGCGCCTTAAAGAAGTAGTGCCTACTTTTGCCCCTTTAGGCAAGCTCATCAAATCAGGGAATTTAGTGCTCAAAAAAGTGTCTCTCACATCAGCTCTTTTGGTAATGCATGCTAAATCTAACCCTTTTTCAAACACGACCGGCACATCTTTTAAAGAATGCACCGCCAAATCAATTGTGCCTTTTAAAAGCAATTCTTCTAATTCTTTAGTGAATAGCCCCTTACCGCCAATCTTATTTAAAGGTGCATCTAAAATCTTATCGCCTGTGGTTTTAACGATTTGAATTTCGCTTTCTATAAAGCATTCTTTTTTTAGGCGTTCTTTAATATAATTCGCTTGCCATAAAGCCAATTCGCTCCCCCTAGAGCCAATCACTAATTTTCCCACTTTCTCCCCCTTATTCGCTCTCTAATATTTCTAAAATTTTTTCTTCTAACTCTCTGTCTTTAAGCGTTTGTTTTTCTAAATTAGCACGCTTAATGCATTCAAATTCCTTATTCTCTAAAGTTTGCTTCCCAACAATCAGCGCTAATCTTTCCCCAATCAATTCAAAATCTCTCATCTTTGCCCCAAAACGCACATCTCTGTCATCTAGCAACACATCAACGCCCCTTTGAAGCAGCCTTTCATACACTTCAAAAGCGAGTTTTTTTTGCACTTCATCTTTCAAGTTAGAAACCACGATCACCACATCAAAAGGGGCGGTATTTTTTGTCCATACACAGCCTAAATCATCGCTTTTTTGCTCTAAAATCGCGCTGAGTAACCGGCTAATGCCTATCCCATAGCACCCCATTTCAAAAAATTGCTCCTTACCATTTTTATCCAAGAAACTAGCCTTTAAGCTTTTAGCATAGCCTTGAGAGAGCTTGAAAATATGCCCCACTTCCAAACTTTTATGGTATTTCAGAGCTCTTTGACAATTAGGGCAACAATCGCTCTCTTTAACCTGGATAATATCTGCATAAATAAGGTTTTCAAATCCTTTTAAATCCACGCCCACTGCATGAAAATCCTTTTCATTGGCCCCAGCTATTAAACAATCGCCCTCTTTTAAATCTTCATCAAAAATAATGTAAGAAACATGCTTTCTCAAGCCATAAGGCCCAATAAAGCCTGCCACTAACCCTACTTGATTTAAATCTTCTTGACTGGCTTCTCTTAACTCTAAAGCGTTCGCTCCTAAAACATTCAAAGCATTCAAGGCTTTAGTCTCTTCTAAATTGTCATCGCCTCTAGTAAAAAAACACGCTAGAGTTTCTTTATCTTTATGGATCACTTTTTTAACAACCGCCTTTAAGACAAAAAAAGGCTCTACTTTAAAAAACTCCGCCACGCTTTCAGCGCTTGTGGTATTGGGGGTAGGGAATTTCGCTAATTGTGCTTTTGGGACATTTAAAGGCTCAAGTCTTTTAGAGCGTTTAGCGATTTCAATATTGGCTGCATAATCGCAATTCTGGCACACCACAATCGTGTCTTCTCCGCATTCTGTTAAAACGACAAATTCTTTGCTTTTACTCCCCCCAATCGCCCCGTTATCCGCTTCCACAATGCGAAAATCCAAACCCAAATCGTTTAAAATTTCTTTATAAGCGCTCTGTGTGTTTAAAAATTCCTTATCCAAGCTCTCAGCGTCTTCATGAAAGCTATAACCATCTTTCATGATAAATTCTCTCGCTCTCACAAGCCCAAATCGTGGGCGGATTTCATCACGGAATTTCGTGTGGATTTGATAGAGATGCACGGGTAATTGCTTGTAGCTTTTAATGAAATTAGCGGCAATCTCGGTAATATTTTCTTCTAAAGTGGGGCTTAAAACAAAATCATTGCCCTTTCTGTCTTTAAAGACCAACAATTCTTTACCATATTTATCCAAACGACCTGATTTTTCCCACAAACTCGCTAAAACCACAAAACTCATTAAAATATTTTGCGCCCCATGTTCTTGCATGCGTTTGTGTGTGATATTTTCTATTTTATCCAACACTTTTTTAGCTAAAGGCAAAAAATTATAGATTCCACTGCCTATTTGATAAATGTATCCTGCTTGAGCTAGGTGCTTATGGCTTTTTAACACGGCATCTTTAGGGGGTTCTTTGAGAGTTGGGGCAAAGAGTTTTGAAAATAGCATGTTTTATTCCTCGTAATATTCGCATTTATAGAGATTCAAATTTTGAGCATGATTAGTGCTGGATTTGTCTAAATTAAACAAGTTTTTAATCGTGCCCACAAGCACATCGGATTCTTCTTTTTGGGCGTTCTTTTTTAAAGCGATGGTAGGGTGGTGCAAAAAGGCGTTAAAAGCATTGTGCAAGATCTTTTCAATATTGCTTTCATATTCTTTAGGCACATAGCGTTTTTTTACCGCTTTTTGCAATTCCTTTTGGGCTGAAATCCTAGCTAATTCCCTTAAATCTTTAATCAAAGGCTCTACCTCTAAGCTTTGGATCCATTGGTAAAATTCCATCGTAGCAAGCCCTACAATTTCATAAGCTTTCATCCGGCTCTCTTGCCTGTTTTCCACATTTTCCCTCACCATAGGCTCTAAATCATCAACGCTGTATAAAAAAATATTATTGAATATCGGCTTTTCAATATTTCTTGGCACGGCTAAATCAAACCAAAAACGCCTAAAAATCGTTTCTTTTACCATGCAATTTTGCACGATAAAGTTCGGCGAAGAAGTGGCACAAAAGAGCAATTCGTATGCATTGATATAAGCGTTTAAATTTTCTATGTTTTGAAAGCTCACCTTTTTAGGCTCTTCTAATTCTTTTAAAAAATCTTCAAATTTAGCCGCATTACGCCCTAAAACTAGCACTTCAAATTGCTTATTTAAAAGGTGTTTGATGACCAATTGAGACATCTCGCCAAGCCCTATCACAAGGGCTTTTTTATCCTCAATCTTTTCTTTTTCAAAAATACTAAGCGCTTCCTTGACCGCCACTGAAGAGATTGAAACCCCTTGCTTGGAAATGCCGGTTAAATTACGCACTTTAGCGGCGCATTTGAAAGCAAAATGGAGCAATCGGGTTAAATCTTTGGAGCAAAATTTCTCTTCAAAAGCGAATTTATAGGCGTTTTTCATTTGCCCTGTGATTTGAGTTTCCCCCACCACAAGACTATCCAAACTACTGCACACGCTAAAGACATGATGGACTGCACTTTCATCGGTGCTCATTAAAACGCATTTTTCTAAATCAGACACGCTCATTTTTTTATTTTGGGCTAGGATTTTTAATAAGGCATTTTTTTGCTCATCAGCGTGAGTGTTATGTTTCAAGCTCGCATAGATTTCAAAGCGATTGCATGTGGATAAGACCATGCATTCTTTGATATTGGGGCAATAATTTTTGATGGTTTGTAAAAATTCTTTAAGTATTGCGGGCGAATTGATAGCGAGTTTTTCTCGCATTTCTAAGCTCATGCTTTTATGCGTAAAGGCTAGGATGAAATATTTTGTGGTTTCTAACTCCATTAAAAAGTCCTGTAAATGACATCTTGCGCTAGTTTTTCTAAAATAAGATTGTTTTCCCCTTCAATGACTTCAAGGGCTTTGTTAGAATAAACTTGAGCGATTTTAAGGGTTTCTTCTATGATAGCATATTGCTTGAATTTTTCCTTAGTCCATTCTATGATTTCATCGCTATCTTGTTTGAAATAAGAAATTAAAAGCCCTTGCTCGCTCTTATTTAGTTTTTCATATAAAAGCAAGTAGGGTAGAGTGGTCTTGCCTTCTTTAAAATCGCTAAAATTGGGCTTACCCAGAGTTGTTGCGTTTTGAGTAATATCCAATAAATCATCAATGATTTGAAACGCCATGCCAAAATTCAATCCAAAATTCGCATAAATTTTCGCGTCTTTGTTTAAAAGAATCGCCATGCTTTTCAAACTCGCTTCCATAAAATGGGCGGTCTTGTCCTCTAAAATACGCCAATATTTTTGTTTGTCGCTATTAAAACTTTCCCCCACAAACACATCTTCAATCTCGCCTCTAGAGAGCCTTAAAACCGCATTAGAGAGAATCTGGGCGATCAAATTCTCCATTTTAGATAATTCAAAAAAGGCTTTAGAATAAAACACATCCCCAAGCATCACGGCGTTAAAATTACCAAAAAGAGCGTTAATGCTAGGGAGCTTTCGGCGCATGGTCGCCTTATCAATCACATCATCATGCAATAAAGAAGCGGTTTGTATCATTTCCACGATCGCACACAAATTGAACGCTTTATCCAAAATGATAGCGTCTATTTTTGTATCCAATAAAGCGAGCATGAGTTTGGAGCGCAACATCTTTGAAGGACCAATATGAGAAAACAATTCATCTATAAAACCGCTTTCTATTTCTTTGATCCAAGAAGCGATTTTATTTTGAATGGCTTGAAGTTGTTGTTCTTGCATGCAAATTCCTTAAGGCTCTTTAGGGGAAAAAACAAGGGGCATGGGGGCTAAAAGCCTTAAAGTGGCTTTATCTTTTTTAAAGTCTTTAAACACAAGTGACAGAGTGCTGTTAGAAGAAAATTTTTCTTCAAAAACCTTGAGATTGTAGGTGTTTCTTGCATGATCGGTGTATAAAATAAATTGGTAAGGGAAATGGTTAAAACGCATGTTGATGACTAAACCTTTATTTGCATATAGCGTCCAATAGAGCGTTATTTCTTTGGTTTGTTGGTTTGAAGTGTCTTTGATAACCGCTCTAAACACTTCATCTTTTTTTAATTCTAACGCTTTATCTATCCCATAATCAAGCCCAAACGCCTTTAAAAAAACAAGAAATATCAAGCCATAGCGGATAAGCTTACTCATTCCCACTAAGAATGTTCGCCATGGATTGGATCGCAAAGTCCGTTTTTTTGCCCTCTACTGTTTGCTGCAACGCTTCATCAATTCTCAACGCTTTAGCAAAAGATTCAAACTTTTCTTCTATGTTTTCTTTTTCTATAAAAGCTTCTAAAAGAGCCAAAAGCTCTAAAAGTCTTTCTAGCTCCTTTTTAGAAAGCTTTCTGCTCGCATGAAAAACAATGTCATTCCACTTATCTAAAGGGTTTCCTTCAAAAATTTCAAGCTCGCTGTAATCCCTCATGCTTACCTCATAGTTGCTTAAGCCAAATGGGCTTCTAGCATCCAAATGGATTTTTGCAACTTGGCTAATTGATCATCCGCATAAGTCACAGTGACTTTATCACCTTCTTTTTCAGCGGTGTCGGAGAGAGTTTTAAACTCTTTTTCTAGGTGTTTGTAATCGGCTAGAATTTCTTTAAAAATATCTTTAGAATGGAAACTTGTTTTAGTTTCTTCTTTGATGCGAGTGAGTTTGAGCGCTTCAGATAAAGTCACTAAAGGGTGGTGCCCTAATTGAACTATCCTTTCAGCGAGATCATCAAACATGCCCGCAAATTCTTCATAAATTTCTTCAGTGGCTTTATGCACATTGAAAAAATCAGTGCCTTTGACATTCCAATGGAAGTTATGCACTTTCATAAATAACACGATTGCATCCGCTTGTAAATGTTTTAAGATTTCAAATGTTTTCATCAAAAGTCCTTTTTTTTAAATTTAACTTAGGTTTTTATTTTTCATAAAAACCTTGAGTGCTATCCTACACCAAAAGAGTTAATGAAACATTTTTTTGATCTTATTTTTGTTAAATATTGATAATAGAATTTTAAAAATGCTCAAAAGCATTTTTTTAAAATAAACATTTAAAAGAGCTTGATGATAATCAAGCGATAGCTATTAAAAAAGCGGTCTTCTTGGGTTAGGGGGTTTTAAGAAGGGGGGTTAAGGGGGGCACTATCGCAAAATGTTCCCCTATCTCCTTAAGAAAATGAGTTTTGTTTATAAACAAAGTAACCAAAATCCCATTTTGTAAAAAATAAAAAGTTTTGGTTGTCAGCGTCTGATTAAAACAGAAATTTATTTATCAATTAAGAAGCGTTAAGGATCTTAATTTCAAAGGTTTTTTCTCGATTTTCTAACAGCATAATGCTCCCTTCATGGGCTTTAACGACTTGCAAAGATAGGGCTAACCCTAAGCCATTACCCTTTAATTTAGTGGTTTCAAAAGGCTCAAACAAAGCACTTTTATTTTCCACTTCCTTACCATTATCAATAATGGTAAAGACAATAAATTCATTTTGAATGAACGCTTTAATCTTCACTTGCCCCTGTTCGCTCTCTTCTAAGGCTTCAATCGCATCAATTGCATTATACAAGAAGTTTTGTAACACAATCCCCATTAAATCAAAGTCAAAAAACCCTTCCTCATCGCTAAAATGAAAAATAAAATCAATATCTTTGGAGTAAGTGTAGCAATTTAGGGCTTCTTTGAGATCGCTTTCTAACACCTTTAAACTTTGCTTGGTGCGGTTGGCTTGAATGCCTTTGGAAAAAAGCAAGGTGGCTTTAATGATTCTTTCTACGCGCCATAAAGCTTTTTGCAATTCCACAACAATGGGCTTAGTCTTTTCGTTCGCATGCTTTAATAACACCGAAGCTAAAAGAGAGATAGAGCCTACAGGGTTTCTGATCTCATGGGCTAAATGCGCTGAGATTTTTCCCATAGAAGCGAGCCGTTCTTGGCGTTTTTGAGCGCTAATATCGGTTGCGGTGATGATTTGCTTGCCTTGAATACTGTTTTGCTGGACTAAATAGCTTTTATTTTCATGTTCAATTTCAGTGTTAAAATTTTCTAATTTAGCCTTATTAAACACCTCATGGCTTTGATTGGCTAAAGAATTTTTATAAAAAAAGCTCCCATTTTCATTCATCACCCAAATGGCTTGCGGTAAAATCTCTATGACCCATTCATAAAGCGCTTTATAATCTTTAAACTCCTTTTCTACCCTGTAGCTTTGCAAAATAAATTGGTTTAAAAGCTCCAATAATTCTTGCATGTCTTTTTTGTTGGAAAAATTTTCTAACAAATCTTCGCTCTCTTTGGGTTTAAAATTTTCTAAAAGGATCGTGTTATTTTCCTTTTTCAATAACCCCTTGAAAGAAGAAGCCTTATAGCGCTTCAAATGAGAGATTTTTAAGCGCTTGGATTTTTTCATGGTTTTTGTTTTTCTTGCTCTTTTAAGAAGTTAAACAGCATTTCGCTATAACCAAAATTTCCGCTCAATTCTTTAGAAAGCGTGTCCTTATACATAGAGGCGTAAATCTCATCGCCCGGGGCTTTAGGATACAAGGGGTTATCCATTTTCATGGCGGCATCTAGCATGAATTTTAAAAGCAGTGCTTCAAAAGAATCGGTTTGCTCTTTGAGGAGTTTGTCGTTTTTAGTTTTTGCTAACGCATTCAATTTCTCTTCACTCGCTAGTTTAGAAACATTGTATTGCTCTAGCATGGCTTTATTGTTGTTTATCATAGTATCTCCATTTCAGCGCTAATCGCGCCGCTTTTTTTCAGGGCTTGCAAGATTGAAACTATCCCTTTAGCGCTCACGCCAATTTTTTGTAAGGCTTTCATCACCCCAGCGATGGTGATATTTTTACCATTAGAACTCAGCGTGTTGTGAGCGGTATCTAAAGACATGCTGTCTAAATCTTGCACGTTTTTAGAGTCATTTAATGGCTCTTTAGTGATTTTAAGCGTGATGTCTTGGCTTGTAACCACTATTGGGTGCACAATTATATCCACTCCTGAAACAATCGTGCCTGATTTTTCATCTACAATGATCTTATTTTTCGCACTGTAATTGATGGGGATTTCTTGCACTATGGCTAAAAACTCCACCATAGAAAAACGCTCTGGGCGAGTGATTTGAATGGTTTTTGGATCTAACGCCATGGCTATTCTTTTATTAAACACCTTGTTCAAAGCGTTTTGCACTTGGATAGCGTTTTTA comes from Helicobacter acinonychis and encodes:
- a CDS encoding tetratricopeptide repeat protein, giving the protein MKILKMLLGGLLFWGLQAHLWGDQDSKFLKIADEAYKEGNYSKAASNFKKACNDGASDGCVQLGVIYENGQGTKIDYKKALDYYKSACQSDNGEGCFNLGRFYDEGLGTNQNYQEAIDAYGKACTLKHPESCYNLGIIYDRKIKGNAAQAVTYYQKSCNFDVANGCYVLGSAYEKGSLEVVQSNHKAVVYYLKACRLNGSQACRALGSLFENGGAGLDEDFEVAFDYLQKACKLNNSDGCASLGSMYMLGRYVKKDPKKAFNYFRQACDMGSAVSCSRMGFMYAQGDSIKKDLKKALDNYERGCDMGDEVGCFALAGMYYNAKDKENAIRVYDKSCKLGMQQACENLSKLRGW
- a CDS encoding c-type cytochrome, with amino-acid sequence MRFVIALIISLLNLVAKETDFISDLEYGLALYKNPRGVACAKCHGIKGEKQEITSYYEKGEKKILYAPKINHLDFKTFKDALSLGKGMMPKYNLNLEEIQAIYLYITSLEHKEEHKNPPHP
- the hemC gene encoding hydroxymethylbilane synthase; amino-acid sequence: MGKLVIGSRGSELALWQANYIKERLKKECFIESEIQIVKTTGDKILDAPLNKIGGKGLFTKELEELLLKGTIDLAVHSLKDVPVVFEKGLDLACITKRADVRDTFLSTKFPDLMSLPKGAKVGTTSLRRSMQLKCKRKDLDTESLRGNVQTRLKKLESGEFDAIILAEAGLCRLNIQGAKYRKAFSVEEMIPSMGQGALGVEMLKSHKHFTALQKLNDEESAFCCHLEREFIKGLNGGCQIPVGVHASLMGEKVKIQAILGLPNGEEVIAKEKQGDKNKAFDSVQELLEAFLQSGAREILEKVQLF
- the proS gene encoding proline--tRNA ligase, with product MLFSKLFAPTLKEPPKDAVLKSHKHLAQAGYIYQIGSGIYNFLPLAKKVLDKIENITHKRMQEHGAQNILMSFVVLASLWEKSGRLDKYGKELLVFKDRKGNDFVLSPTLEENITEIAANFIKSYKQLPVHLYQIHTKFRDEIRPRFGLVRAREFIMKDGYSFHEDAESLDKEFLNTQSAYKEILNDLGLDFRIVEADNGAIGGSKSKEFVVLTECGEDTIVVCQNCDYAANIEIAKRSKRLEPLNVPKAQLAKFPTPNTTSAESVAEFFKVEPFFVLKAVVKKVIHKDKETLACFFTRGDDNLEETKALNALNVLGANALELREASQEDLNQVGLVAGFIGPYGLRKHVSYIIFDEDLKEGDCLIAGANEKDFHAVGVDLKGFENLIYADIIQVKESDCCPNCQRALKYHKSLEVGHIFKLSQGYAKSLKASFLDKNGKEQFFEMGCYGIGISRLLSAILEQKSDDLGCVWTKNTAPFDVVIVVSNLKDEVQKKLAFEVYERLLQRGVDVLLDDRDVRFGAKMRDFELIGERLALIVGKQTLENKEFECIKRANLEKQTLKDRELEEKILEILESE
- the hemA gene encoding glutamyl-tRNA reductase gives rise to the protein MELETTKYFILAFTHKSMSLEMREKLAINSPAILKEFLQTIKNYCPNIKECMVLSTCNRFEIYASLKHNTHADEQKNALLKILAQNKKMSVSDLEKCVLMSTDESAVHHVFSVCSSLDSLVVGETQITGQMKNAYKFAFEEKFCSKDLTRLLHFAFKCAAKVRNLTGISKQGVSISSVAVKEALSIFEKEKIEDKKALVIGLGEMSQLVIKHLLNKQFEVLVLGRNAAKFEDFLKELEEPKKVSFQNIENLNAYINAYELLFCATSSPNFIVQNCMVKETIFRRFWFDLAVPRNIEKPIFNNIFLYSVDDLEPMVRENVENRQESRMKAYEIVGLATMEFYQWIQSLEVEPLIKDLRELARISAQKELQKAVKKRYVPKEYESNIEKILHNAFNAFLHHPTIALKKNAQKEESDVLVGTIKNLFNLDKSSTNHAQNLNLYKCEYYEE
- a CDS encoding polyprenyl synthetase family protein, giving the protein MQEQQLQAIQNKIASWIKEIESGFIDELFSHIGPSKMLRSKLMLALLDTKIDAIILDKAFNLCAIVEMIQTASLLHDDVIDKATMRRKLPSINALFGNFNAVMLGDVFYSKAFFELSKMENLIAQILSNAVLRLSRGEIEDVFVGESFNSDKQKYWRILEDKTAHFMEASLKSMAILLNKDAKIYANFGLNFGMAFQIIDDLLDITQNATTLGKPNFSDFKEGKTTLPYLLLYEKLNKSEQGLLISYFKQDSDEIIEWTKEKFKQYAIIEETLKIAQVYSNKALEVIEGENNLILEKLAQDVIYRTF
- a CDS encoding DUF2018 family protein — protein: MRDYSELEIFEGNPLDKWNDIVFHASRKLSKKELERLLELLALLEAFIEKENIEEKFESFAKALRIDEALQQTVEGKKTDFAIQSMANILSGNE
- the dps gene encoding DNA starvation/stationary phase protection protein yields the protein MKTFEILKHLQADAIVLFMKVHNFHWNVKGTDFFNVHKATEEIYEEFAGMFDDLAERIVQLGHHPLVTLSEALKLTRIKEETKTSFHSKDIFKEILADYKHLEKEFKTLSDTAEKEGDKVTVTYADDQLAKLQKSIWMLEAHLA
- the flgS gene encoding acid survival sensor histidine kinase produces the protein MKKSKRLKISHLKRYKASSFKGLLKKENNTILLENFKPKESEDLLENFSNKKDMQELLELLNQFILQSYRVEKEFKDYKALYEWVIEILPQAIWVMNENGSFFYKNSLANQSHEVFNKAKLENFNTEIEHENKSYLVQQNSIQGKQIITATDISAQKRQERLASMGKISAHLAHEIRNPVGSISLLASVLLKHANEKTKPIVVELQKALWRVERIIKATLLFSKGIQANRTKQSLKVLESDLKEALNCYTYSKDIDFIFHFSDEEGFFDFDLMGIVLQNFLYNAIDAIEALEESEQGQVKIKAFIQNEFIVFTIIDNGKEVENKSALFEPFETTKLKGNGLGLALSLQVVKAHEGSIMLLENREKTFEIKILNAS